A single genomic interval of Flavobacteriales bacterium harbors:
- a CDS encoding cytochrome-c peroxidase, with protein sequence MIGTRTRILAAIAFGVMAIASCRKPGPDPPSGGGGGGGNGPVYDPTPYPLVTPANFPPMVIPADNPITVKGVELGRYLFYEERLSGDNTQSCSSCHAPATAFSDGPNAFSTGIDGIEGRRNSMALMNLGWETSFFWDGREATLEEQILQPVIDPIEMHETWPNAVAKLQADSAYRALFIQAFNTEVIDSTLVAKAMAQFLRTMISANSKVDKVARGEAVFTQQEQRGFILTQLEGGDPADGQGGQWGADCFHCHTQVGGLFTNGQFENNGLDSIFTDLGRYEVTGDPLDRAKFKVPTLRNVALSGPYMHDGRFQTLEEVIEHYNSGGIPSETISPFMKHTQGGLQLPAADKAALVAFLNALTDHDFVNDPRFQDPGTP encoded by the coding sequence ATGATCGGAACACGCACCCGCATCCTTGCCGCCATCGCCTTCGGGGTGATGGCCATCGCCAGTTGCCGCAAGCCCGGACCGGACCCGCCATCGGGAGGTGGGGGCGGCGGCGGCAACGGGCCCGTCTACGACCCCACGCCCTATCCGCTGGTGACGCCCGCGAACTTCCCGCCGATGGTGATCCCGGCCGACAACCCGATCACGGTGAAGGGCGTGGAACTGGGCCGCTACCTGTTCTACGAGGAGCGCTTGAGCGGCGACAACACACAAAGCTGTTCGAGCTGCCATGCCCCGGCCACGGCCTTCAGCGATGGACCGAACGCCTTCAGCACGGGCATCGACGGCATTGAAGGTCGACGCAACAGCATGGCGCTGATGAACCTCGGTTGGGAGACGAGCTTCTTCTGGGACGGGCGCGAGGCCACCCTGGAGGAGCAGATCCTGCAACCGGTGATCGACCCGATCGAGATGCACGAGACATGGCCCAATGCCGTGGCGAAGCTGCAGGCGGACAGCGCGTACCGGGCGCTCTTCATCCAGGCCTTCAACACCGAGGTGATCGACAGCACCTTGGTGGCCAAGGCCATGGCCCAGTTCCTGCGCACGATGATCAGCGCCAACTCGAAGGTGGACAAGGTGGCGCGCGGCGAGGCGGTGTTCACGCAGCAGGAGCAGCGCGGCTTCATCCTCACCCAGTTGGAGGGTGGCGATCCAGCAGATGGCCAAGGTGGCCAATGGGGCGCGGACTGTTTCCACTGCCACACCCAGGTGGGCGGACTCTTCACCAACGGCCAGTTCGAGAACAACGGCCTGGATTCCATCTTCACGGACCTGGGGCGATACGAGGTGACCGGTGACCCCCTGGACCGCGCCAAGTTCAAGGTGCCCACCCTGCGGAACGTGGCCTTGTCGGGGCCCTATATGCACGATGGTCGGTTCCAGACCCTGGAGGAGGTGATCGAGCACTACAACTCGGGCGGGATCCCCTCGGAGACCATCAGCCCCTTCATGAAGCACACGCAGGGCGGGTTGCAGCTACCAGCGGCGGACAAGGCGGCGTTGGTGGCCTTCCTTAATGCGCTGACGGACCACGACTTCGTGAACGACCCGCGTTTCCAGGATCCGGGCACCCCGTGA
- a CDS encoding PD40 domain-containing protein, protein MRERYLIPVLLLSTAPLTTWGQANYTRVHNRMLDEAKMLLAVEDHVEAAKIYRRLENVDTTFAEVAHELGLCYAQIPGARHKAAPLFERALRNGHPEALYHLGLARHRQERFDEAIDLLNRYKATKHRLVDDAEVDRSVAICRNAKALVRTPVDLTVRNLGALINSPAHDYCPLVTADGNTMYFTSRREGTTGGLKDPNGQWFEDIYMARRVDEVWSNAVNAGVPLNTALQDATVGLSADGTSMIIYRTGQGLVSGDLFESKRSVALWNMPELMTERINSEHHEPSATLSPDGEEIYFTSDRPGGFGGRDLYRIRRLPNGEWSLPLNLGPTINTPFDEDAPFLHSDGSTLFFSSNGHGTMGGYDIFKSVMLDHDQCSWGDPENMGYPLNTVNDDIYFCLSEDGTTGYFSSERPGGLGAQDIYQVIFPSSQLEFFIVRGIVADHRDEPLRARIVVEDEAREEIVGVYNTNASTGRYLMVLKPGERYHLRTEAEGHAVVEEVFTATAPDHGREISKETQLLPLEQVEGMTRNER, encoded by the coding sequence ATGCGCGAACGCTACCTGATCCCCGTATTGCTGCTCTCGACCGCCCCGCTCACCACATGGGGCCAGGCCAACTACACCCGTGTGCACAACCGCATGCTGGACGAGGCCAAGATGTTGCTGGCCGTGGAGGACCATGTGGAGGCGGCCAAGATCTACCGGCGGCTGGAGAACGTGGACACCACCTTCGCCGAGGTGGCGCACGAACTGGGGCTGTGCTACGCCCAGATCCCCGGAGCACGCCACAAGGCCGCGCCGCTCTTCGAACGGGCGTTGCGGAACGGGCACCCTGAAGCGCTCTACCACCTTGGGCTCGCGCGGCACCGCCAGGAGCGCTTCGACGAGGCCATCGATCTGCTCAACCGCTACAAGGCCACCAAGCACAGGCTGGTCGACGATGCCGAGGTGGACCGGTCGGTCGCCATCTGCCGCAACGCCAAGGCACTGGTGCGCACCCCGGTGGACCTGACGGTGCGAAACCTCGGCGCGCTGATCAACTCCCCGGCGCACGACTACTGCCCGCTGGTGACCGCCGACGGGAACACGATGTACTTCACCTCGCGCCGCGAGGGGACCACCGGCGGCCTGAAGGACCCGAACGGCCAGTGGTTCGAGGACATCTACATGGCGCGGCGCGTGGACGAGGTCTGGTCGAACGCTGTGAACGCCGGCGTACCGCTGAACACCGCCCTTCAGGACGCCACGGTGGGTCTGTCCGCCGATGGCACCAGCATGATCATCTACCGCACGGGTCAGGGCCTGGTGAGCGGCGACCTGTTCGAGAGCAAGCGGTCGGTGGCCCTGTGGAACATGCCGGAGCTGATGACCGAGCGCATCAACAGCGAGCACCACGAACCGAGCGCCACCCTGAGCCCGGACGGTGAGGAGATCTACTTCACGAGCGACCGGCCCGGCGGTTTCGGAGGCCGCGACCTGTACCGGATCCGCCGCCTGCCGAACGGGGAATGGAGCCTGCCGCTGAACCTGGGTCCCACCATCAACACGCCGTTCGATGAGGACGCGCCCTTTCTGCACAGCGATGGGTCCACGCTCTTCTTCAGCTCGAACGGACATGGCACGATGGGCGGATACGACATCTTCAAGAGCGTGATGCTGGACCACGACCAATGCAGCTGGGGTGATCCGGAGAACATGGGCTACCCGTTGAACACGGTGAACGACGACATCTATTTCTGCCTGAGCGAGGACGGCACCACCGGTTATTTCTCCTCGGAGCGGCCCGGTGGACTGGGCGCACAGGACATTTACCAGGTCATCTTCCCCAGCAGCCAGCTGGAGTTCTTCATTGTGCGCGGCATCGTGGCGGACCATCGCGACGAGCCCTTGCGGGCGCGGATCGTGGTGGAGGACGAGGCGCGTGAGGAGATCGTCGGGGTCTACAACACCAACGCGTCCACCGGCCGCTACCTGATGGTGCTGAAGCCCGGCGAGCGGTACCATCTGCGCACCGAGGCCGAGGGCCATGCGGTGGTGGAGGAGGTGTTTACGGCGACCGCACCCGACCACGGTCGCGAGATCAGCAAGGAGACCCAGCTGCTGCCCCTGGAGCAGGTGGAAGGCATGACCCGGAATGAGCGGTAA
- a CDS encoding type IX secretion system membrane protein PorP/SprF, translating into MSGKRSTLLALLMGTAACALAQDPQFTQFYAMPTYVSPAFAGTGLQSRFGLAWRDQWPSIPGAFVSYNAAWDHYMQNLNSGVGLLMTHDRAGTGALRYTSVAAQYAYEIELKRKVFIRPAMQFGFVNHAVDLSKLTFGDQLARGGAVPTQEYADGRSIRYGDIGAGVLFFTPKLWLGASMHHLNEPNQSLLLNESKVPRKFSLHGGYRMRILGRVIKEHAEHVVLAFNYRAQGRYDQLDIGAYYEREPFFAGLLYRGIPVFKAYAPGYGNTDALAVLLGFVVKDLRVGYSYDLTLSRLAGRTGGAHEITLGYELADRRRKRSVAKRRVVPCAKF; encoded by the coding sequence ATGAGCGGTAAGCGATCCACGCTGCTGGCCCTTCTGATGGGTACTGCGGCCTGCGCACTTGCGCAGGACCCGCAGTTCACCCAGTTCTACGCCATGCCCACCTACGTGAGCCCGGCCTTTGCCGGCACGGGGTTGCAAAGCCGGTTCGGGCTGGCCTGGCGCGACCAGTGGCCCAGCATCCCGGGCGCCTTCGTGAGCTACAACGCCGCGTGGGACCACTACATGCAGAACCTCAACAGCGGGGTCGGTCTGCTGATGACGCATGACCGGGCCGGCACGGGCGCTCTGCGGTACACCAGCGTGGCGGCCCAGTACGCCTATGAGATCGAGCTCAAGCGCAAGGTGTTCATCCGGCCGGCGATGCAGTTCGGCTTCGTGAACCACGCGGTGGACCTCAGCAAGCTCACGTTCGGCGACCAGCTGGCCCGCGGTGGTGCGGTGCCCACCCAGGAGTATGCCGATGGACGCAGCATCCGCTACGGCGACATCGGTGCGGGCGTGCTCTTCTTCACCCCGAAGCTCTGGCTGGGCGCCTCGATGCACCACCTCAACGAGCCCAACCAGTCGCTGCTGTTGAACGAAAGCAAGGTGCCGCGGAAGTTCAGCCTGCACGGCGGCTACCGCATGCGCATCCTGGGCCGGGTGATCAAGGAGCACGCCGAGCATGTGGTGCTGGCGTTCAACTACCGGGCCCAGGGCCGCTACGACCAGCTGGACATCGGCGCGTACTACGAGCGTGAGCCCTTCTTCGCCGGGTTGTTGTACCGGGGGATCCCGGTGTTCAAGGCCTATGCGCCGGGCTATGGCAACACCGATGCGCTGGCCGTTCTTCTGGGCTTCGTGGTGAAGGACCTGCGGGTGGGCTACAGCTACGACCTCACGCTCTCCCGCCTGGCCGGGCGCACCGGCGGTGCGCACGAGATCACCCTCGGGTACGAACTGGCCGACCGTCGCCGGAAGCGGTCCGTCGCCAAGAGGCGGGTGGTTCCATGCGCCAAGTTCTGA
- a CDS encoding c-type cytochrome encodes MVGLAGCRKDELLQQDGPVEPFILDLPAWMPAPPVPADNPLTRPSVELGRHLFFEPRLSRTGTLSCAGCHFTDRAFSDTVALSLGVAQQPGLRNSPTLANVAYHPALFRDGGVPTLELQVLAPIHDDLEMDHSILTVAEDLRDVEPYRSLSQQAYGRPLDPYVITRAIANYERTLISGWSRFDRYLYQGETTALTESEVRGWELFSGPVMGCTACHGGFDLSDHSYRNVGQYSTYADPGRARISLDPADEGKFKVPTLRNIALTAPYMHDGAMATLGEVVDHFASGGVAHPNKDPLMTPFTLTAQERADLLAFLNALTDERSLDQVP; translated from the coding sequence ATGGTCGGGCTGGCGGGCTGCCGCAAGGATGAACTGCTGCAGCAGGACGGTCCGGTGGAGCCCTTCATCCTCGACCTGCCTGCCTGGATGCCTGCCCCACCGGTGCCGGCGGACAATCCGCTCACCAGGCCCAGCGTGGAACTGGGCAGGCACCTGTTCTTCGAGCCGCGCTTGTCGCGCACCGGCACCTTGAGCTGCGCCGGTTGCCACTTCACGGACCGGGCGTTCAGCGACACGGTGGCCTTGAGCCTCGGGGTGGCCCAGCAGCCCGGGCTGCGCAATTCGCCCACGCTCGCCAATGTGGCCTACCACCCGGCGCTCTTCCGCGACGGCGGCGTGCCCACCTTGGAGCTGCAGGTGCTGGCGCCCATCCACGACGACCTGGAGATGGACCACAGCATCCTCACCGTGGCCGAAGACCTGCGCGATGTGGAGCCCTACCGGAGCCTGAGCCAGCAGGCCTATGGCCGTCCGCTCGATCCCTACGTCATCACCCGGGCCATCGCCAACTACGAGCGCACACTGATCAGCGGCTGGTCGCGCTTCGACCGCTACCTGTATCAGGGCGAGACCACGGCGCTCACCGAAAGCGAGGTGCGCGGCTGGGAGCTGTTCTCCGGCCCGGTGATGGGCTGCACGGCCTGCCATGGAGGCTTCGACCTCAGCGATCACAGCTACCGCAACGTGGGCCAGTACAGCACCTACGCGGACCCCGGCCGGGCGCGGATCTCCCTCGACCCGGCCGACGAGGGCAAGTTCAAGGTGCCGACGCTGCGCAACATCGCGCTCACCGCCCCGTACATGCACGACGGGGCCATGGCCACGTTGGGTGAGGTGGTGGATCACTTCGCCTCCGGTGGCGTGGCGCACCCCAACAAGGATCCGCTGATGACGCCTTTCACCCTCACGGCCCAGGAGCGTGCCGACCTGCTGGCCTTCCTGAACGCCCTGACGGACGAACGCAGCCTCGATCAAGTGCCATGA
- a CDS encoding NAD(P)/FAD-dependent oxidoreductase, whose protein sequence is MERYDLCVIGGGPAGYAAAMRAIDLGLRTLLVEKDRIGGTGIYNGALMSKTLWEIAQRVAGTNAMVRTRGIPPFQPSWSGITRAVNEAVFERKYLYACHMQLLEGQGRLFQHARGNASFIGPHHVAIDLAGQRRVIEADHVVIATGSKPRSLPGLAADEQRILTSDGIFQLEELPESIVIVGAGVIGCEFATILSHLGRTRVHLIDRTERILPFEDADISELVAGNLERNGVVIHRSAKLERLEAMPHGVEYDLSYADGTTERVTVEKALLSVGRSPSLQGLGLDLAGLAVDPRTGALAVDGIRTAQEHILVVGDATGSNMLVNLGELEGRHAAELIAGRRPAPISYGQVSTIMFLDPEVAGVGLNEQECRRQGIAHRVARIDYSCLARAIAMRRTQGFFKVIVTDDEHMRILGMRAVGEHASSAIEAVALLMHMGQGIQHLAELVHPHPSIIEGVQECARILMGTSIFKPEVFADRMQSRTWRPPAAVEQAA, encoded by the coding sequence ATGGAACGATACGACCTGTGCGTCATCGGTGGCGGCCCCGCCGGATACGCGGCCGCCATGCGCGCCATCGACCTTGGCCTGCGCACCCTGCTGGTGGAGAAGGACCGTATCGGAGGCACCGGCATCTACAACGGGGCGCTGATGTCCAAGACGCTGTGGGAGATCGCCCAGCGCGTGGCCGGCACCAACGCCATGGTGCGCACCCGCGGCATCCCGCCCTTCCAACCGTCGTGGTCGGGCATCACCCGCGCGGTGAATGAGGCGGTGTTCGAGCGCAAGTACCTCTACGCCTGCCACATGCAGCTGCTGGAGGGCCAGGGCCGCCTGTTCCAGCACGCCCGCGGCAACGCATCCTTCATCGGGCCGCACCACGTGGCCATCGACCTGGCCGGCCAGCGCCGGGTGATCGAGGCGGACCATGTGGTGATCGCCACCGGATCCAAGCCACGCTCGCTGCCCGGACTGGCCGCGGACGAACAACGCATCCTCACCAGCGACGGCATCTTCCAGCTCGAGGAGCTGCCGGAGAGCATCGTCATCGTGGGCGCCGGGGTCATCGGCTGCGAGTTCGCCACCATCCTCAGCCACCTGGGACGCACGCGTGTGCACCTCATCGACCGCACCGAGCGCATCCTGCCGTTCGAGGACGCCGACATCAGCGAGCTGGTGGCCGGCAATCTGGAGCGCAACGGCGTGGTGATCCACCGATCCGCCAAGCTGGAGCGTCTGGAGGCGATGCCCCACGGCGTGGAGTATGACCTGAGCTACGCCGACGGCACCACCGAGCGTGTCACCGTGGAGAAGGCGCTGCTGTCCGTGGGCCGTTCACCCAGCCTGCAGGGCCTGGGCCTGGACCTGGCCGGCCTCGCGGTGGATCCGCGCACCGGCGCACTGGCCGTGGACGGCATCCGCACCGCTCAGGAGCACATCCTGGTCGTGGGCGACGCCACCGGGAGCAACATGCTGGTGAACCTCGGCGAGCTGGAGGGCCGGCATGCCGCCGAGCTCATCGCCGGCCGCCGCCCCGCGCCGATCAGCTACGGACAGGTCAGCACGATCATGTTCCTCGATCCGGAAGTGGCCGGGGTGGGGCTCAACGAACAGGAATGCCGCCGGCAGGGCATCGCGCACCGGGTGGCCCGCATCGACTACAGCTGCCTGGCCCGCGCCATCGCCATGCGCCGCACCCAGGGCTTCTTCAAGGTCATCGTCACGGACGACGAGCACATGCGCATCCTGGGCATGCGCGCGGTGGGCGAGCACGCCTCCAGCGCCATCGAGGCCGTGGCCCTGCTCATGCACATGGGTCAGGGCATCCAGCACCTGGCCGAGCTCGTGCATCCCCACCCCAGCATCATCGAGGGGGTTCAGGAATGCGCACGCATCCTGATGGGCACCAGCATCTTCAAGCCCGAGGTCTTCGCCGATCGCATGCAGAGCCGCACCTGGCGACCACCCGCCGCCGTGGAGCAGGCCGCCTGA
- a CDS encoding PKD domain-containing protein translates to MRTKRSFVRVAGLLAALSLAGRGQAQCPQLYDYWGNPSDTAEWYSCSGGPFTLVIASPQNIVGGFTINWGDGSPLHVGGTLIAPATVTHVYAPAVAEYTVTFTELVSGCVVTGTVIMEESTSASIQIPVGGLTQVCAPQAVDFINSSTNVSPNTVFTWDFGDASTQLVYDHTNLGQTVTHTYMPGTVSCETTVRLYAENACNTLQGGPSVATFNPIRVWDIDSAQIAPSATLLCWPDRTVTFLNVTDRNCLQQGNIYQRFEYWNFGDYWGQGQDSIIDWAPWPPTFPRTIEYPGIGTYEVMLLDSNYCGIDTAYVQITIVPPPNVALSATPDTVCAGGTIAFDETTGGGANFFEWDFGTGAGFQWTGAGDQTHTYGSPGTFVVSYAASIQGATAGCADTASVTVVVLPSPTADFTVDQDAACDSLTVAFTNTSVNAVSHVWDLGDGTVITAFEPPPHFYGTPGTYTVTLTVTNADGCQDTHTHDIHVYAPPSVQIGAQNVCEGVAAQFSDQTVTEPGNPVTQWAWDFGDGSTSTLEDPTHLYAGNGGYTVTLTVTTPYCGGTGFQNVLVEALPTAAFLPVPSIGCSPLDVQFTNTSTGAVSYAWDFGDGGTSTATAPLHTFINAGPTDVVDTVTLIASTLFGCADTATALITVAPPVVAGFTHNGLPGCAPLDVQFTNTSTGAGSYAWNFGDGGTSTAVSPSHQYVNNTLFLQTNTVQLIATSAAGCVDTATATLLVYPMPQFTFVTQPDSGCSPLTVTFPTIVGAVSHQWDFGDGSTGTGASPTHTYLNTTSAPVTYPVTMIGANAFGCVDTTYDQVTVFPVPSAAFTTDLQQGCHPLTAQLTNTSLGAVDYAWTYGDGSLSDTTAAVHPHTWSNFQGTPQTYTIGLTATNVHGCSAVASGQVQVFPAVIAQFTADTVGCSPFDPDLANLSIGATSYFWTFGDGGASSLASPAHTYLNQGLNDVVFTPTLVATSSYGCSDTAQVDVLVHPAPIAQFVPSALAGCQPFPVSVQDLSIGALSVTWTWGDGTQQSGAPGNATHTYAHADSVPVSFTITQVGTSVHGCTDTAQAAVQVYPAVTAAFTAPADGCSPLAYAPVSTSTGASSYLWDMGDGVTLVGTAPTHTYVNGTPANQTWTVTLTATSAWGCTDTAQQTVTVHPSPTAQFQATPFTQQFPASTVTLINNTGPGPWTHSWSMGDGGTLTGQQPGAYTYASWGQFTIMLVVTDNVCSDTATQVVTIEPPYPTAAFIGSGEGCAPLTVQFTNTSLLGEGYLWNFGDGGSSTADNPVYTYTLPGTYTVMLTAYGPGGTVNTAVHVDSIVVRPSATAYFVLQPEEVVVPGQPVYCYNLSGNADSYWWDFGDGTTSSVLNPVHTYTDPGSYTVSLIANNAWNCPDTFVVADAVTGIASGAIAFPNAFTPNSDGPTDGLYDPNSMSNDFFFPVQEGVEDYHLQVFNRWGELVFETFDVKQGWDGFYRGQPAKQDVYAWKARARFSDGREETLKGDVTLIR, encoded by the coding sequence ATGCGGACCAAGAGGAGCTTCGTGCGCGTGGCCGGCCTGCTGGCGGCCCTGTCCCTGGCGGGCCGGGGTCAGGCGCAGTGCCCGCAGCTCTACGACTACTGGGGCAACCCGAGCGACACCGCCGAGTGGTACAGCTGTTCGGGCGGTCCCTTCACGCTGGTGATCGCCTCCCCGCAGAACATCGTCGGCGGCTTCACCATCAACTGGGGCGACGGCAGCCCGCTCCATGTGGGCGGTACGTTGATCGCGCCGGCCACCGTGACGCACGTCTATGCCCCGGCCGTGGCCGAGTACACGGTCACCTTCACGGAGCTGGTGAGCGGATGCGTGGTCACCGGCACGGTGATCATGGAGGAGAGCACGAGCGCATCGATCCAGATCCCTGTGGGCGGCCTCACGCAGGTGTGCGCCCCACAGGCGGTCGATTTCATCAACTCCAGCACCAACGTCTCGCCCAACACGGTGTTCACCTGGGACTTCGGCGATGCGAGCACACAGCTGGTGTACGACCACACCAATCTGGGGCAGACGGTGACGCACACCTACATGCCGGGCACGGTAAGCTGCGAGACCACGGTGCGGCTCTACGCGGAGAACGCGTGCAACACCCTGCAGGGCGGACCGAGCGTGGCCACCTTCAATCCGATCCGGGTGTGGGACATCGACAGTGCACAGATCGCCCCGAGCGCGACGCTGTTGTGCTGGCCGGACCGCACGGTGACCTTCCTGAACGTCACCGACCGCAACTGCCTGCAGCAGGGCAATATCTATCAGCGTTTCGAGTACTGGAACTTCGGCGACTATTGGGGCCAGGGCCAGGACTCGATCATCGACTGGGCGCCCTGGCCGCCCACGTTCCCGCGCACCATCGAGTACCCTGGCATCGGCACCTACGAGGTGATGCTGCTGGACAGCAACTATTGCGGGATCGACACGGCCTATGTGCAGATCACCATCGTGCCTCCCCCCAACGTCGCGCTCAGCGCCACACCGGACACGGTATGTGCCGGGGGCACCATCGCCTTCGACGAGACCACGGGGGGCGGGGCCAACTTCTTCGAGTGGGATTTCGGCACGGGCGCCGGGTTTCAATGGACGGGCGCCGGCGACCAGACGCACACCTACGGGTCACCGGGCACCTTCGTGGTCTCCTACGCCGCCAGCATCCAGGGCGCCACGGCGGGCTGTGCCGACACCGCATCCGTGACCGTCGTGGTGCTGCCGAGCCCCACCGCGGACTTCACCGTGGACCAGGACGCCGCCTGCGATTCGCTCACCGTGGCCTTCACCAACACCTCGGTGAACGCGGTGAGCCATGTGTGGGACCTGGGTGACGGCACGGTCATCACCGCCTTCGAGCCCCCGCCGCATTTCTACGGCACGCCGGGCACCTACACGGTGACGCTGACGGTGACCAACGCCGACGGCTGCCAGGACACCCACACGCACGACATCCATGTGTACGCCCCGCCAAGCGTGCAGATCGGGGCGCAGAACGTATGCGAAGGTGTGGCAGCGCAGTTCTCGGACCAGACGGTGACCGAACCGGGCAACCCGGTGACGCAGTGGGCCTGGGACTTCGGGGATGGCAGCACCTCCACACTTGAGGATCCGACGCACCTGTATGCAGGCAATGGCGGCTATACGGTGACACTGACGGTGACCACGCCGTATTGCGGAGGCACGGGCTTCCAGAACGTGCTGGTGGAGGCCCTGCCCACGGCGGCGTTCCTGCCGGTGCCGAGCATCGGTTGTTCGCCGCTGGACGTCCAGTTCACCAACACCAGCACCGGTGCAGTGAGCTATGCCTGGGACTTCGGGGATGGCGGCACCAGCACGGCCACCGCACCGCTGCACACCTTCATCAATGCGGGTCCCACCGATGTGGTGGACACCGTGACGCTGATCGCGAGCACCTTGTTCGGTTGTGCGGACACGGCCACCGCACTGATCACCGTGGCGCCTCCGGTGGTGGCCGGGTTCACGCACAACGGGCTGCCGGGCTGTGCGCCGCTCGATGTGCAGTTCACCAACACCAGCACCGGAGCGGGCTCCTATGCATGGAACTTCGGTGACGGGGGCACGAGCACGGCCGTGTCGCCGTCGCACCAGTACGTGAACAACACGCTTTTCCTGCAGACGAACACTGTGCAGCTGATCGCCACCTCGGCCGCAGGCTGCGTGGATACGGCCACGGCCACGCTGCTGGTGTACCCGATGCCCCAGTTCACGTTCGTGACGCAGCCGGACAGCGGCTGCTCCCCGCTCACGGTCACCTTCCCCACCATTGTCGGTGCGGTGAGCCACCAATGGGACTTCGGTGACGGCAGCACAGGGACCGGGGCCTCGCCGACGCACACCTACCTCAACACCACATCCGCCCCGGTCACCTACCCGGTGACGATGATCGGGGCCAATGCCTTCGGCTGTGTGGACACCACCTACGACCAGGTCACGGTGTTCCCCGTGCCTTCGGCGGCGTTCACGACCGACCTGCAGCAGGGCTGCCACCCGCTCACCGCACAGCTCACCAACACGAGCCTGGGTGCGGTGGACTACGCGTGGACCTATGGCGACGGCAGCCTGTCGGACACCACCGCCGCCGTGCACCCGCATACGTGGTCGAACTTCCAGGGCACGCCCCAGACGTACACCATCGGGTTGACGGCCACGAACGTGCATGGATGCAGTGCGGTGGCCAGCGGCCAGGTGCAGGTGTTCCCGGCGGTGATCGCCCAGTTCACGGCGGACACGGTGGGCTGCTCGCCCTTCGACCCGGACCTCGCCAACCTTTCCATCGGGGCCACGAGCTACTTCTGGACCTTCGGTGACGGCGGGGCGAGTTCACTGGCGAGCCCGGCGCACACCTACCTCAATCAGGGGCTGAACGACGTGGTCTTCACCCCCACGCTGGTGGCCACCTCCTCCTATGGCTGCAGCGATACGGCCCAAGTGGATGTGCTGGTGCATCCGGCTCCGATCGCCCAGTTCGTCCCCAGCGCTCTCGCGGGCTGCCAGCCCTTCCCGGTGAGCGTGCAGGACCTCTCCATCGGGGCCCTCTCGGTGACCTGGACCTGGGGCGATGGCACGCAGCAGAGCGGGGCACCGGGCAACGCCACGCACACCTATGCCCATGCCGACAGTGTACCGGTATCCTTCACCATCACCCAGGTGGGCACCAGCGTGCACGGTTGCACCGATACCGCGCAGGCGGCGGTGCAGGTGTACCCTGCCGTGACGGCCGCGTTCACCGCCCCGGCCGATGGCTGTTCGCCGCTCGCCTATGCCCCGGTGAGCACGAGCACAGGGGCATCGAGCTACCTGTGGGACATGGGCGACGGCGTCACGCTCGTGGGCACTGCCCCCACGCACACCTATGTGAACGGCACACCCGCGAACCAGACCTGGACGGTGACGCTCACGGCCACATCCGCCTGGGGCTGCACGGATACGGCCCAGCAGACCGTGACGGTGCATCCATCACCGACGGCCCAGTTCCAGGCCACGCCGTTCACGCAGCAGTTCCCGGCATCCACGGTCACCCTGATCAACAACACAGGCCCGGGACCATGGACGCACTCGTGGAGCATGGGGGATGGCGGAACGCTCACCGGGCAGCAGCCGGGTGCGTACACCTATGCGAGCTGGGGGCAGTTCACCATCATGCTGGTGGTGACCGACAACGTGTGCAGTGACACGGCGACGCAGGTGGTGACCATCGAGCCGCCGTATCCGACCGCCGCGTTCATTGGATCGGGCGAGGGCTGTGCGCCGCTCACGGTGCAGTTCACGAACACCTCCCTGCTCGGCGAAGGCTACCTGTGGAACTTCGGCGACGGCGGTTCGAGCACGGCGGACAACCCGGTGTACACCTACACGCTGCCGGGCACCTACACCGTGATGCTCACGGCCTATGGTCCTGGCGGTACGGTGAACACCGCCGTGCACGTGGATTCGATCGTGGTGCGACCCAGCGCCACCGCCTACTTCGTGCTTCAGCCTGAAGAGGTGGTGGTGCCGGGACAGCCGGTGTATTGCTACAACCTGAGCGGTAACGCGGACAGTTACTGGTGGGACTTTGGTGATGGCACAACAAGCTCGGTGCTGAACCCGGTGCACACCTACACGGACCCGGGCAGCTACACCGTGAGCCTGATCGCCAACAACGCCTGGAACTGCCCGGACACCTTCGTGGTGGCCGATGCGGTGACCGGCATCGCCTCCGGTGCCATCGCCTTCCCGAACGCGTTCACCCCGAACAGCGACGGGCCCACGGATGGCCTGTATGACCCGAACTCGATGAGCAACGACTTCTTCTTCCCCGTGCAGGAGGGTGTGGAGGACTACCACCTCCAGGTCTTCAACCGCTGGGGCGAGCTCGTCTTCGAGACGTTCGATGTGAAGCAGGGCTGGGACGGTTTCTACCGGGGCCAGCCCGCCAAGCAGGACGTGTACGCCTGGAAGGCGCGTGCCCGCTTCAGCGACGGCCGCGAAGAGACCTTGAAAGGCGATGTGACCCTCATCCGATGA